From Rudanella lutea DSM 19387, a single genomic window includes:
- a CDS encoding recombinase family protein — protein sequence MNKIFGYARVSTLDQNVDTQLDALGRAGCDEIVQDKITGVSTSRPALDALLAQLRPGDTVMVARFFRLGRSRDHLISLLGEFARQGIHFKALDLGVDSSTPAGKLVLQIFAALAEYDRESILEKTRAGQMLAKAKGKHIGRPKGLDAEKFAKVKKALERGLSVAETVSLTGISTSSVKRYRKRIDKGLS from the coding sequence ATGAACAAGATTTTTGGCTACGCCCGGGTTTCCACCCTGGATCAGAACGTAGACACGCAACTCGATGCGCTGGGGCGGGCGGGTTGCGATGAGATCGTCCAGGATAAAATTACAGGCGTGAGCACCAGCCGACCGGCTTTGGACGCTCTGCTGGCCCAGCTACGCCCCGGCGACACGGTGATGGTGGCGCGGTTCTTTCGACTGGGTCGGAGCCGGGATCATCTGATTAGTTTGCTGGGCGAGTTTGCCCGGCAGGGTATTCACTTCAAAGCCCTGGATCTGGGTGTGGACAGCAGTACGCCGGCGGGTAAACTGGTGCTGCAAATTTTCGCAGCACTGGCCGAGTATGATCGGGAAAGTATTCTGGAAAAGACGCGGGCCGGTCAGATGCTGGCTAAAGCCAAGGGTAAGCACATTGGCCGACCGAAAGGACTGGATGCCGAAAAGTTTGCCAAGGTTAAGAAAGCGTTGGAACGCGGGTTGTCAGTGGCCGAAACGGTCAGTCTGACGGGCATTAGTACGTCCAGCGTAAAGCGGTATCGAAAACGTATTGATAAAGGCTTGTCGTAG
- a CDS encoding ImmA/IrrE family metallo-endopeptidase encodes MNEKPLNTVKKGDEFENLSAHLIEKALNDYKLGLIPSNCRVFKKKGYYSSLRKRNIIFDIAIEVWPEGSKNYAILNLIECKNYAKKVPVDDVEEFYAKISQVGHVNVKGIFITNNGFQKGAFTFAKSVGMMLIIVNDLISLNIILHKANRQRQIEEEYSYNVSGIENEDPIIQQMIFRKIQRKIDKELLSIFVYQVIANSYRRQEIDVPILSAEEIDEFTSSILMAYNPDVVNGERRLDWEKFGIFLSQVYELTISFDSMDGFDCRGHRIISHCSFLTKTIEVDKTLENTNRAPFLLAHELGHFFLHNRIALNQREYESFSDSAYNLSINRHELNNPRTWLEWQANQFAASLLLPRKSILYRLGIEQYKQGLQIGKPIYLDDQLDNRIAFNTIIANLARFYFTTKTSIIYRLNALDMIKINSRLKSVGQLIREIYPDLLQEPW; translated from the coding sequence ATGAATGAGAAGCCTTTAAACACGGTAAAAAAGGGCGATGAATTTGAGAATTTATCCGCGCATTTAATCGAAAAGGCACTCAATGACTACAAATTAGGGTTAATACCAAGTAATTGTCGGGTCTTTAAAAAGAAAGGGTATTACTCATCGCTCCGAAAAAGAAACATCATTTTTGACATAGCTATAGAAGTGTGGCCTGAGGGGTCAAAAAACTATGCTATTCTTAATTTAATCGAATGTAAAAATTACGCCAAGAAAGTCCCGGTTGACGATGTCGAGGAGTTTTATGCTAAAATCAGTCAGGTCGGTCACGTTAATGTGAAAGGTATTTTTATTACGAATAATGGCTTCCAGAAGGGGGCTTTTACCTTCGCTAAATCCGTTGGTATGATGCTGATAATAGTAAACGACTTAATTTCCCTCAACATCATCTTACACAAAGCAAATCGCCAACGGCAAATAGAAGAAGAGTATTCTTACAACGTCTCTGGAATTGAAAACGAAGATCCTATTATTCAACAAATGATCTTTCGTAAAATCCAGCGAAAGATTGACAAAGAATTATTAAGCATATTCGTTTATCAAGTAATTGCAAATTCGTATAGGCGACAGGAAATTGATGTTCCAATTTTGTCCGCTGAAGAAATTGATGAGTTTACATCTTCAATTCTAATGGCTTATAATCCCGATGTAGTCAACGGAGAACGAAGGCTTGATTGGGAAAAATTTGGGATATTTCTTTCGCAGGTGTATGAGCTAACAATTTCGTTCGATTCGATGGATGGATTCGACTGTCGTGGTCATAGAATTATTAGTCACTGTTCGTTTTTGACTAAGACCATTGAAGTTGATAAGACTTTGGAAAATACCAATCGAGCTCCCTTTCTTCTTGCTCACGAGTTGGGTCATTTCTTTTTACACAACCGAATTGCCCTCAACCAACGTGAATACGAATCATTCAGTGACTCAGCTTATAATTTGAGTATCAATCGCCATGAGTTGAATAATCCAAGGACGTGGCTTGAATGGCAGGCGAATCAGTTCGCAGCCAGTCTATTGCTACCACGTAAGTCAATTTTATATCGTCTGGGTATAGAGCAATATAAGCAGGGGCTTCAAATTGGGAAGCCCATTTATCTGGACGATCAGTTGGATAACCGAATCGCCTTCAATACAATTATTGCTAACCTGGCCAGATTTTATTTCACGACAAAGACAAGCATTATTTATCGCCTTAATGCTCTGGATATGATAAAGATCAATTCTCGGTTGAAATCAGTAGGCCAACTCATTCGGGAAATTTATCCTGATCTACTACAAGAACCCTGGTGA
- a CDS encoding type IV secretory system conjugative DNA transfer family protein yields MNQNRNAVLLLATVAGLLAAGEYYLLLHIAPQDAGWYVKLLNLYSRGGWLFRLLFAALVPLSFALPDDTKSFGSGRPAELRRDKRPPLKVQLGVLAGYVVGALLLAVAHRFPYQFAYMVPVGAGLSSLFGIGVGQWLLRPQPKRPIVEDKKAGVAKKGFEFRTTTGGYIKVPNPFRGVFITGGPGSGKSESLAKPFIRQAIEQDYCGILYDVKFPELTKYAYHYRKQNPDATSRFCVLNFQDMNRTHRLNPIAPENLLSITYAEEYALALLKNLQEEIIEKQDFWSRSCTAVLTGLIWYLRKHHPAQCTLPHVVTLITKMPYDKLMTLIGSDSECLSYVMSVITAIGNKSADQLSGVIGTLQNILAKLATPEVFWVMSATDEGFSMDLNNPENPIFLCLGGDRELIDALRPLLGLYTTVAVKRMNRQGKHHSILLLDEAPTIYIPNFEQIPATGRSSQIATVYMCQDLSQVRKYYGEKESQMILGTLSNQFYGAVSSAETAKYVSQLIGKHEVITPEETRDNSPAFDIGSLFDAKHQPQRNRRTIAYRKQERPIVNPEDLHEFDKGEFIGFTVESKQGRFWGRIALEPEVQPVKNLPKFSTQHDLQTNMDSIVLDCATILGLEDTAVEKLLSAVGTVETP; encoded by the coding sequence ATGAATCAGAATCGTAACGCTGTACTGCTACTGGCTACTGTGGCCGGTCTGTTGGCCGCAGGAGAATATTACCTGTTGTTGCACATAGCCCCGCAAGATGCCGGGTGGTACGTCAAATTGCTGAACCTCTATTCAAGGGGTGGCTGGCTGTTTCGGCTGTTGTTTGCCGCGCTGGTACCGCTGAGTTTTGCCTTGCCCGACGATACCAAAAGCTTCGGCAGCGGCCGCCCGGCGGAACTGCGCCGAGATAAACGCCCCCCGTTAAAAGTGCAACTCGGTGTGCTGGCTGGGTACGTGGTGGGCGCGCTTTTATTGGCTGTAGCGCATCGCTTTCCGTACCAATTCGCTTACATGGTGCCAGTTGGAGCCGGACTAAGTAGCTTGTTTGGTATCGGTGTTGGCCAGTGGCTCTTACGGCCGCAGCCAAAACGCCCTATCGTAGAAGACAAGAAAGCGGGTGTCGCAAAAAAAGGATTTGAGTTCCGCACTACTACAGGAGGATACATCAAAGTGCCGAATCCATTCCGGGGCGTTTTCATCACGGGTGGCCCCGGATCGGGCAAGTCGGAGTCTTTAGCTAAACCATTTATCCGGCAGGCCATCGAGCAGGACTATTGCGGCATCCTGTACGACGTAAAATTTCCTGAACTGACCAAGTACGCCTATCACTACCGGAAACAAAACCCTGATGCGACCTCGCGCTTCTGTGTGCTGAACTTTCAGGATATGAACCGGACGCACCGGCTTAATCCTATTGCGCCGGAAAACTTGTTAAGCATCACCTACGCCGAGGAATACGCGCTGGCTTTGCTGAAGAACCTTCAGGAAGAAATCATCGAGAAACAGGACTTCTGGTCACGTTCCTGCACGGCCGTGCTGACGGGCCTGATCTGGTACTTACGCAAGCACCACCCGGCTCAGTGTACCTTACCTCACGTCGTGACGCTGATCACGAAGATGCCCTACGACAAATTGATGACCCTCATCGGCAGCGACTCGGAATGTTTGAGTTACGTCATGAGTGTAATTACAGCTATTGGCAACAAGTCTGCCGATCAGCTATCGGGTGTGATCGGTACGTTACAGAACATACTGGCCAAGCTGGCCACGCCGGAGGTCTTCTGGGTGATGTCGGCCACCGACGAAGGTTTCAGTATGGACCTGAATAACCCCGAAAATCCGATCTTCCTTTGTCTGGGTGGTGACCGCGAACTGATCGACGCTCTACGGCCGCTGCTGGGGCTATACACAACGGTAGCCGTAAAGCGGATGAACCGGCAGGGCAAGCACCATTCTATTCTGCTATTGGACGAGGCCCCGACGATCTACATACCCAATTTTGAGCAAATACCGGCGACGGGTCGGAGTTCGCAAATTGCGACGGTGTATATGTGCCAGGACTTGTCGCAGGTACGTAAGTACTACGGCGAGAAAGAAAGCCAGATGATTCTGGGTACGTTGAGTAATCAGTTTTACGGAGCCGTTTCGAGTGCAGAGACGGCCAAGTACGTAAGCCAACTGATCGGTAAGCATGAGGTTATCACCCCGGAGGAAACCCGTGATAATAGCCCGGCATTCGACATCGGTAGTTTGTTCGACGCGAAGCACCAGCCGCAGCGGAACCGCCGTACCATTGCCTACCGCAAGCAGGAACGCCCTATCGTCAACCCGGAGGACTTGCACGAGTTTGATAAAGGTGAGTTCATTGGCTTCACCGTCGAGTCGAAGCAGGGCCGATTCTGGGGCCGTATTGCTCTGGAACCGGAGGTGCAGCCGGTCAAAAATCTGCCCAAGTTCTCGACACAGCACGACTTACAGACCAACATGGACAGCATTGTACTCGATTGCGCGACGATTTTGGGGTTGGAGGATACGGCGGTTGAGAAGCTGCTTTCCGCTGTCGGAACTGTTGAGACTCCTTGA
- a CDS encoding response regulator transcription factor translates to MKLLLIEDEPELASSIAEYLTAQGYGCERAATYRQAVDKIEGHAYDCILLDLMLPDGSGLRLLEELKAQGKSDGVIIISANGSLDDKIRGLQIGADDYLTKPFHLAELAARVHSLIRRRQFGAANLVSQHELELDLLAKTVRVHGQPLALTKTEYDLLLYLVGNKNRVISKSTLAEHLSGDWADLLDSHDFVYAHIKNLKKKLQAAGCRPYLKTLYGTGYKWES, encoded by the coding sequence ATGAAACTATTGCTCATCGAAGACGAACCGGAGTTGGCCAGCAGCATCGCCGAGTATCTGACGGCCCAGGGCTATGGTTGCGAACGGGCCGCTACCTACCGGCAGGCCGTCGATAAAATCGAGGGTCATGCCTACGACTGCATCCTGCTGGATCTGATGCTGCCCGATGGCAGTGGCCTGCGGCTGCTGGAGGAACTGAAAGCACAGGGCAAGAGCGACGGCGTTATCATTATCTCGGCCAATGGGTCGCTCGATGATAAAATACGGGGGCTGCAAATCGGAGCCGATGACTACCTGACCAAACCCTTTCATTTGGCTGAACTGGCCGCTCGGGTACACTCGCTGATCCGACGGCGGCAGTTTGGAGCAGCCAACTTGGTTAGTCAGCACGAATTGGAACTGGACCTGCTGGCCAAAACCGTGCGGGTGCACGGCCAGCCGCTGGCACTAACCAAAACCGAGTATGATCTGCTGTTGTATTTAGTGGGCAATAAAAACCGGGTCATTTCCAAAAGCACCCTGGCCGAGCACCTGTCGGGCGACTGGGCCGACCTACTCGACAGCCACGATTTTGTGTACGCCCACATCAAGAACCTCAAGAAGAAGCTACAGGCCGCCGGTTGTCGGCCCTATCTGAAAACGCTTTACGGAACGGGCTACAAATGGGAAAGCTAA
- a CDS encoding DUF6035 family protein has translation MKNVQFTIPSVLDCETGEEVFASAFFKQDEVVIFEVRRQLEDAIRNRCDPKFKCYYCNQLIKIRGKTENETKLKRMHFAHQRDSEDCPIKTSQHLTTHQVLAVKYNGQKESELHRRTKELVATSLEQNRLTGKGVSKVAMESVKRDTSGMMTWRKPDVSAVYKSYSVVFEIQLSTTFLSVIADREHFYQQNQTYIIWLFKSFSDDFDKQRFTEKDVFYGNNQNAFVFDGG, from the coding sequence ATGAAAAATGTTCAGTTCACTATACCTTCAGTCTTGGATTGCGAAACAGGAGAAGAAGTGTTTGCCAGTGCGTTCTTCAAACAAGATGAAGTGGTTATTTTCGAGGTACGCAGACAATTAGAAGATGCCATCCGTAACCGGTGCGACCCTAAGTTTAAGTGCTATTACTGCAATCAGCTTATTAAAATTCGAGGGAAAACCGAAAACGAAACAAAGCTGAAGCGAATGCACTTTGCCCACCAACGGGATAGTGAGGATTGTCCAATCAAAACGAGCCAGCACTTGACAACTCACCAAGTGCTGGCTGTCAAATACAACGGACAGAAAGAAAGCGAATTACATCGCCGTACAAAAGAGTTAGTAGCAACCTCGCTGGAACAAAACCGACTTACAGGGAAGGGTGTGTCAAAGGTGGCTATGGAATCCGTTAAGCGAGATACCTCGGGAATGATGACTTGGCGTAAACCCGATGTCAGCGCGGTTTACAAATCGTATTCGGTTGTATTTGAGATTCAACTTTCGACAACTTTCTTGAGTGTGATCGCAGATCGTGAACACTTTTACCAACAAAATCAAACATATATCATCTGGCTTTTCAAGTCCTTCTCTGATGACTTTGACAAGCAGCGATTTACTGAAAAAGACGTTTTTTATGGTAATAATCAGAATGCTTTTGTTTTCGACGGAGGGTAG
- a CDS encoding sensor histidine kinase yields MGKLTPLLRRTLRPFVLYALLVLGASIPVYYFLVDGIWLRELDEHNRLLADRTQHELNGEPEAGRSIDPRHYPNQPGTTLEAYRGPVLPSDSTYTIRRQNPYVSYPDENRYRGLRRTLRVGNQLYRLTVETNVEETEETVLAIALVTVAFFGLLVVGLLLLTRRLSVRLWQPFRQTLAQLQAFNLDRQTPIAFSPSDTAEFAELNQALTQLIEHSIAVYRSQREFIQNASHELQTPLAIATNKLDLLLQQEGLTEAHYQLIEAAYRSLTRISRLNRHLLLLSRLEHGGYADEEALEVGGVLGQSLDLLTDHADQRALRLRTELTQPVWVRANKALLEVLLTNLLVNALRYTPPGGEVLVRLQAGELRVANPGTTALQASGLFERFARVSAEQVGSGLGLAIARQVCERYGWSIHYTFDARLHHFWVNFTGTQPIRDER; encoded by the coding sequence ATGGGAAAGCTAACGCCCCTGCTACGCCGGACCCTGCGCCCCTTCGTGCTGTACGCGCTGCTGGTGCTGGGGGCGAGCATTCCCGTGTACTATTTCTTAGTGGATGGTATCTGGCTGCGCGAACTCGACGAACACAACCGGCTGCTGGCCGACCGTACCCAGCACGAGCTGAACGGCGAACCGGAGGCAGGCCGGTCCATCGACCCCCGCCACTATCCCAACCAACCCGGCACGACCCTGGAAGCCTACCGGGGGCCGGTGCTTCCCTCCGACAGCACCTACACGATCCGGCGGCAAAACCCCTACGTCAGCTACCCCGACGAGAACCGCTACCGGGGCTTGCGTCGGACCCTGCGAGTGGGGAACCAGCTCTACCGGCTCACGGTGGAGACCAACGTCGAAGAAACCGAAGAAACGGTGCTGGCCATCGCGCTGGTGACGGTGGCTTTTTTTGGCCTGCTGGTCGTGGGCCTGCTGCTGCTGACCCGGCGGCTATCGGTGCGGCTCTGGCAACCCTTTCGCCAGACGCTGGCCCAGCTTCAGGCGTTTAATTTAGACCGGCAAACGCCCATTGCCTTTTCCCCGTCGGATACGGCGGAGTTTGCGGAACTGAACCAGGCCCTGACGCAGCTCATCGAGCACAGCATCGCCGTGTATCGCTCGCAGCGGGAGTTTATTCAGAATGCGTCGCACGAGTTGCAGACACCCCTAGCCATCGCCACCAACAAACTGGACCTACTGTTACAGCAGGAGGGTCTCACCGAAGCGCATTACCAGCTTATTGAAGCGGCCTACCGGTCCCTGACCCGCATCAGCCGGCTGAACCGTCATTTGCTGTTGCTGTCGCGGCTGGAACACGGCGGTTACGCCGACGAAGAAGCCTTAGAGGTGGGGGGCGTGCTGGGGCAGAGCCTCGACCTGCTCACTGACCATGCCGACCAGCGGGCACTCCGCCTACGTACCGAGTTGACGCAGCCCGTTTGGGTAAGGGCCAACAAAGCCTTGCTGGAGGTGCTGCTGACTAACCTGCTGGTCAACGCGCTGCGGTATACGCCCCCCGGTGGGGAGGTGCTGGTGAGGCTACAAGCCGGTGAGCTACGGGTAGCGAATCCGGGGACGACGGCCCTGCAAGCCAGTGGCCTGTTTGAGCGGTTCGCCCGCGTGAGTGCCGAGCAGGTCGGTAGCGGGCTGGGACTGGCCATTGCCCGGCAGGTTTGCGAACGCTACGGCTGGTCGATTCACTACACCTTTGACGCGCGTCTCCACCACTTCTGGGTTAACTTCACCGGCACTCAACCCATCCGTGACGAACGCTGA
- the omp85 gene encoding Omp85 family outer membrane protein — protein sequence MSAKSGGCFTQSILIHVVMKPLRCVLFLLATPLLVGAQDMDSLRFIRSKRLSDADLAKKREGFFVTGLPDASSDPVTGFGVGLRSNFYWNGTRQNPLFGYTPYLAKLKVNVAYYTSNARELALSLDMPYYKGTRWRFRVDFKAQQNPANLYFGLTETTLGPLRLPATPEGGPTFATYRAFDQARQTLRPGRAGEADEVTDALSNRFRETEFMLNLKADYALGRQGRWRLMGGYEIQHLSYRTFEGLNAPALDPATGQTLTAPNGTSLLRRDFEQGRITGLNGGWVSILQTALIYDTRDFDPDPTRGAYFEVANEFSNPVIGSQFNFNKLFVQGRFFRQLPLGPRTVLAGRVGIGNIFGANAPFFEFQDQWSPEGSINALGGRQSLRGYRANRFLARSLWFANWEVRARLAEASWGKQRFALAVAPFFDVGTVRDRWQELSFDRLRTSYGMGLRIAWNQSTILSLDYGLSREDRLLFFGIGQAF from the coding sequence ATGTCTGCCAAATCAGGGGGTTGTTTTACCCAGTCAATACTAATTCACGTCGTTATGAAACCACTTCGTTGCGTTTTGTTTTTGCTGGCCACCCCGCTGCTGGTAGGAGCCCAGGATATGGATAGTCTGCGCTTCATCCGCTCCAAACGCCTGTCCGACGCCGACCTGGCCAAGAAACGGGAAGGCTTTTTCGTGACGGGCCTGCCCGATGCATCGTCGGACCCGGTCACGGGCTTCGGCGTGGGACTGCGCAGTAATTTTTACTGGAACGGCACCCGCCAGAACCCCCTGTTCGGCTACACGCCCTATCTGGCCAAGCTCAAGGTGAACGTTGCTTACTACACCTCCAACGCTCGCGAACTGGCCCTTTCGCTTGACATGCCCTACTACAAAGGTACGCGCTGGCGCTTCCGGGTGGACTTCAAGGCGCAGCAGAACCCGGCCAATCTCTACTTCGGCCTGACCGAGACCACGCTGGGTCCGCTGCGGCTGCCCGCCACCCCTGAAGGCGGCCCTACGTTTGCCACCTACCGCGCCTTCGATCAGGCGCGCCAGACCCTGCGACCAGGAAGGGCGGGCGAAGCCGACGAGGTGACCGACGCGCTCTCGAATCGCTTCCGCGAAACCGAGTTCATGCTCAACCTCAAAGCCGACTACGCCCTGGGACGCCAGGGTCGATGGCGGCTGATGGGCGGCTACGAAATCCAGCACCTGAGCTACCGCACCTTCGAGGGGCTGAACGCCCCGGCCCTTGACCCGGCCACGGGACAGACGCTCACCGCGCCCAACGGGACATCGCTGCTCCGGCGCGATTTTGAGCAGGGACGCATCACGGGCTTGAATGGGGGCTGGGTGTCCATTCTCCAGACGGCCCTGATCTACGATACGCGCGACTTCGACCCCGATCCTACGCGGGGGGCCTATTTCGAGGTGGCCAACGAGTTTTCCAACCCCGTCATCGGCTCGCAATTTAACTTCAACAAGCTGTTCGTGCAGGGACGCTTCTTCCGGCAGCTTCCCCTGGGGCCGCGCACGGTGCTGGCCGGGCGCGTGGGCATCGGCAACATCTTCGGAGCCAACGCGCCGTTCTTCGAGTTTCAGGACCAGTGGAGCCCGGAGGGCAGCATCAACGCGCTGGGTGGTCGGCAGTCGCTGCGGGGCTACCGCGCCAACCGCTTTCTGGCCCGCTCGCTGTGGTTTGCCAACTGGGAGGTACGCGCCCGCCTGGCCGAAGCGAGCTGGGGCAAACAGCGGTTTGCCCTGGCCGTGGCTCCGTTCTTTGATGTGGGTACGGTGCGTGACCGCTGGCAGGAGCTGAGCTTCGACCGGTTGCGCACCAGCTATGGCATGGGCCTGCGCATCGCCTGGAACCAATCGACCATCCTGTCGCTCGACTACGGTCTCTCGCGCGAGGACCGGCTGCTGTTCTTCGGCATCGGCCAGGCGTTTTGA